The Sporocytophaga myxococcoides genome contains a region encoding:
- a CDS encoding glycoside hydrolase family 31 protein → MESYMNLGQNQISVQQFPDTVQSWKRDGYTFYFYCTESALEVSVKSDKVIRFRYSPESIFQRDFSYSGAHNYEGKVKALDIKEDGEKFTICTAFLDIVITKHRLLVTILDKEGKVVIDDEKGFHWEEHKDYGGEIVMMSKKVQSGEHFFGLGDKPTDLNLRGKRFELWGKDTYGFMKNADPLYKNIPFFLGLHHKIGYGVLFDNSFRTFYDFGFERKNVYSYWAHGGEMNYYFIYGPELMDVVETYTNMTGKPELPPLWSLGYHQCKWSYYPEKVVKNIAAEFRKRSIPCDALYLDIDYMDGFRCFTWNKDYFPDPKGLTTELSKDGYKLVVIIDPGIKIDKNYWVYQEAIEKDYFCKRQDGPLMRGSVWPGKCNFPDFTNPEVREWWSGLFKGLIETGVRGVWNDMNEPAVFEIETFPNDVRHNYDGDPCSHRKAHNVYGMQMAKATYDGIKRFLAPNYRPFNITRSAYSGIQKYSSVWTGDNVASWEHLWLANVMCQRLAISGISFCGSDIGGFIETPSGEMYIRWLQLGIFHAFCRTHSSGDHGDQEPWSFGEEYAELAKKTIELRYRLLPYLYTTFWQYSKFGTPFLRPLTFLDQNDTETYFRQDEFGVGDNLLVIPVTQAEADGRWLYLPSGVWYYFWDDERFHGNMEVWAEADLNRVPIFVRAGSVIPMYPVMQYVGEIELKELILHAYFYIKSHTSVVYEDAGDGYGYEQGHYNVRTFNTSGSDNQFVIEQSVKGEFIPTYHTYAVNIHGLAFEPRKCEVDGQEVAFTMENQEKNEIKVMVPIHFGKLVIS, encoded by the coding sequence ATGGAAAGTTACATGAATCTAGGGCAGAATCAGATATCTGTTCAACAGTTTCCCGATACAGTGCAAAGTTGGAAACGCGATGGTTATACCTTTTATTTCTATTGTACGGAATCTGCGTTAGAGGTGAGTGTTAAAAGCGATAAGGTTATTCGCTTCAGGTATTCTCCCGAGAGCATTTTTCAAAGAGATTTTTCCTATTCAGGCGCTCATAATTATGAGGGAAAGGTGAAAGCCCTGGATATTAAAGAAGATGGAGAGAAGTTTACAATCTGTACTGCCTTTCTTGATATCGTAATTACTAAGCATCGCCTGCTTGTTACAATTCTTGATAAAGAAGGTAAAGTAGTGATCGACGACGAAAAGGGATTTCATTGGGAAGAGCACAAAGACTATGGTGGTGAGATTGTGATGATGAGTAAAAAAGTTCAAAGTGGAGAACACTTCTTTGGACTTGGTGATAAGCCTACAGATCTGAATCTGAGAGGTAAAAGATTTGAACTCTGGGGCAAAGATACCTACGGGTTTATGAAAAATGCAGATCCTTTATATAAGAACATACCATTTTTCCTGGGGCTTCACCATAAAATAGGTTATGGTGTGCTCTTTGATAATTCTTTCAGAACATTTTATGATTTCGGCTTTGAAAGAAAGAATGTTTACAGCTATTGGGCACATGGAGGGGAAATGAACTATTATTTCATCTATGGTCCTGAACTAATGGATGTTGTAGAAACCTACACCAATATGACAGGTAAGCCTGAGCTTCCTCCTTTGTGGTCCCTGGGGTATCATCAATGTAAATGGAGTTACTATCCTGAAAAGGTTGTCAAGAACATTGCTGCAGAGTTCAGAAAAAGAAGTATACCATGTGATGCTCTTTATCTCGATATTGACTATATGGATGGTTTCAGGTGCTTTACCTGGAATAAAGATTATTTCCCTGATCCTAAAGGACTGACAACTGAATTATCAAAAGATGGATATAAGCTTGTGGTCATTATAGATCCGGGTATTAAGATTGATAAAAATTATTGGGTATACCAGGAAGCTATAGAAAAGGATTATTTCTGTAAAAGACAAGATGGTCCGCTGATGCGTGGATCTGTTTGGCCAGGAAAATGTAACTTCCCTGATTTTACTAATCCTGAAGTGAGAGAATGGTGGTCAGGATTGTTTAAAGGACTTATAGAAACGGGAGTTCGGGGTGTGTGGAACGACATGAACGAACCTGCTGTATTTGAGATTGAAACCTTCCCTAATGATGTAAGGCACAACTATGACGGCGATCCTTGCAGTCATAGAAAAGCTCACAATGTTTACGGCATGCAGATGGCAAAAGCCACCTATGACGGTATCAAAAGGTTCCTTGCACCAAACTATCGTCCTTTCAATATTACAAGATCCGCTTATTCCGGAATACAAAAGTATTCAAGCGTATGGACAGGTGATAATGTTGCTTCATGGGAACATTTGTGGCTTGCCAATGTGATGTGTCAAAGACTTGCTATTTCAGGTATTTCATTCTGTGGGTCTGATATAGGTGGATTTATTGAAACACCGTCCGGTGAAATGTATATACGCTGGCTGCAACTTGGTATTTTCCACGCTTTCTGCAGAACGCATTCTTCTGGTGATCATGGTGATCAGGAACCATGGTCCTTTGGGGAAGAGTATGCGGAGCTTGCAAAAAAGACAATTGAATTAAGATACAGATTATTGCCTTATTTGTATACTACCTTCTGGCAGTATTCAAAATTCGGTACACCTTTCTTAAGACCACTGACATTCCTTGATCAGAACGATACTGAGACTTATTTCCGTCAGGATGAATTCGGAGTGGGAGATAACTTGCTTGTGATTCCTGTCACTCAGGCGGAAGCGGATGGTCGCTGGTTATATCTGCCTTCCGGAGTCTGGTACTACTTCTGGGATGATGAACGCTTTCATGGAAACATGGAAGTATGGGCTGAAGCTGACCTTAACAGAGTTCCAATTTTTGTAAGAGCAGGTTCTGTTATACCGATGTATCCTGTAATGCAATATGTTGGTGAGATAGAATTGAAAGAATTAATCCTGCATGCTTATTTCTATATTAAATCTCATACATCTGTTGTATATGAAGATGCAGGCGATGGTTATGGATACGAACAAGGGCATTACAACGTGAGAACGTTCAATACCAGTGGTTCTGATAATCAGTTTGTAATTGAGCAGTCAGTAAAGGGAGAATTTATTCCGACTTATCATACGTATGCTGTTAACATCCATGGCTTGGCATTTGAGCCTAGAAAGTGCGAAGTAGATGGTCAGGAGGTAGCCTTTACTATGGAAAATCAAGAGAAAAATGAAATTAAGGTAATGGTTCCGATTCATTTCGGTAAGTTAGTGATATCATAA
- the deoC gene encoding deoxyribose-phosphate aldolase produces MNEINLYLEHTNLKPVITDKDVDKLVAEAKEFNLFGICVPTFWLKRAKREIGNSNISLVTVIGFPLGYQLTETRLEEIKHAVAMGADELDLVMNISAFKSGMEWFKIDIAKAAKCCHEQQKILKVIIETAYLSDEEIVKASKAAADAGADFIKTSTGLAPAGATPEHIKLIKQNIPSSTGIKASGGIKTLNDVKAMIEAGADRIGTSSSVAIMKDYLLS; encoded by the coding sequence ATGAATGAAATAAACTTATACTTAGAGCACACTAATTTAAAACCAGTTATTACCGATAAAGATGTAGATAAGTTGGTCGCAGAAGCCAAAGAGTTTAATCTCTTTGGCATTTGTGTTCCAACTTTTTGGCTTAAAAGGGCAAAGCGAGAAATAGGCAATTCAAATATCAGTCTTGTCACAGTGATTGGTTTCCCTTTAGGGTATCAGCTCACGGAAACGAGACTAGAAGAGATAAAACATGCCGTTGCCATGGGAGCAGATGAACTAGATCTGGTGATGAATATTTCTGCTTTTAAATCAGGAATGGAGTGGTTTAAAATTGACATTGCCAAAGCTGCCAAATGTTGTCATGAACAACAGAAGATTCTGAAAGTGATTATTGAAACAGCTTATCTTTCAGATGAAGAGATTGTGAAGGCAAGCAAAGCAGCAGCAGATGCAGGCGCTGACTTCATCAAAACTTCAACAGGACTTGCACCTGCAGGCGCTACTCCTGAACATATAAAACTAATTAAGCAAAATATTCCTTCATCGACAGGTATTAAAGCTTCAGGAGGAATAAAAACATTAAATGATGTCAAAGCAATGATAGAAGCCGGAGCTGATCGCATTGGTACTTCTTCTTCAGTTGCTATTATGAAAGATTATCTTTTGTCCTGA
- a CDS encoding aldo/keto reductase, translating into MKYKLFGKSGLRVSELCLGTMTFGGDWGYGADKDECQKMFDIFTKAGGNFIDTANRYTEGTSEKFVGDFIASDRSRFVVATKYSLYNRMHDVNASGNHRKNLVQSLEGSLKRLKSEYIDVLYLHAWDFTTPVEEVLRALDDLVRAGKVFYIAISDTPAWIISMSNAIAELRGWSSFAGLQVEYSLLQRTPEREFLPMAKHLDIAVTAWAPIAGGALTGKYLGGGGDGNRLKADSVRLNARNQEIVSSVREIAEDAGCSCAQVALNWLRQKNQVVIPVIGARKENQMRENMACLNFKLTQDQIKRLDEASKIELGFPHDFLVNDGMRNNLYGGMRHALENHREKW; encoded by the coding sequence ATGAAATATAAACTTTTTGGAAAGAGCGGTCTCAGAGTGTCTGAGCTTTGTCTCGGAACTATGACTTTTGGGGGAGACTGGGGATATGGAGCTGATAAAGACGAGTGTCAGAAGATGTTTGACATCTTTACAAAAGCAGGAGGGAATTTTATAGATACAGCAAATCGCTATACTGAAGGTACCAGTGAAAAATTCGTAGGTGACTTTATAGCAAGTGATCGTTCGAGGTTTGTGGTTGCTACAAAATATTCTCTTTATAACAGAATGCATGATGTGAATGCATCAGGTAACCATAGAAAGAACCTTGTGCAGTCGCTTGAAGGAAGTCTGAAGAGACTAAAATCAGAATATATTGATGTTCTGTATCTCCATGCATGGGATTTTACAACCCCTGTAGAAGAGGTATTGAGAGCATTAGACGATCTGGTAAGGGCAGGTAAGGTATTTTATATTGCCATCAGTGATACGCCGGCATGGATCATCTCTATGTCCAATGCTATTGCAGAGTTGAGAGGTTGGTCTTCTTTTGCAGGCCTGCAGGTGGAGTATAGTCTGCTACAGCGCACGCCAGAACGGGAGTTTCTGCCTATGGCAAAACACCTGGATATTGCAGTGACGGCATGGGCTCCTATAGCAGGAGGTGCATTGACCGGAAAATACCTTGGCGGCGGAGGAGATGGTAACAGGCTTAAAGCTGATAGTGTAAGATTAAATGCACGTAATCAGGAAATCGTATCATCTGTGAGAGAAATAGCAGAGGATGCAGGATGCTCATGCGCTCAGGTGGCCCTGAACTGGTTAAGGCAGAAGAATCAAGTAGTGATACCGGTAATCGGTGCCAGAAAAGAAAATCAGATGAGAGAAAATATGGCCTGTCTGAATTTTAAACTTACTCAAGATCAGATAAAAAGACTGGATGAGGCAAGTAAAATAGAACTTGGCTTTCCCCATGATTTCCTGGTGAATGATGGCATGAGAAATAATTTATATGGGGGTATGAGGCATGCTTTGGAAAATCATAGAGAAAAGTGGTAA
- a CDS encoding type I restriction endonuclease, whose amino-acid sequence MDFIDQIRALSDKVARLKDQIQTEEATKNAFIMPFIQTLGYDVFNPTEVIPEFVADIGIKKGEKVDYCILKDENPIMIIECKWWGANLNVHDSQLHRYFHVTKAKFGILTNGIAYKFYTDLEEANKMDEKPFLEFTMTEIKEHVVEELKKFQKHSFNVDEIFSSASELKYSKEVRSILSNQLSNPSEDFVKFFASKFYDGRITAKLMEQFTLIVKKSVNQFITDTINDRLKAALSTESKGLEEKVIVVANETPVQIVEDTRIVTTELEIEAYFIIKSLLRNSVRSTRINYRDTQSYFNILLDDNRNKTICRLYLNGSKRYIGLFDSNKTETKHSIDSLEDIYTFSQQLIETALRFPDDIKKEKESVQ is encoded by the coding sequence ATGGATTTCATAGATCAGATTCGCGCCTTAAGCGATAAGGTAGCCAGACTTAAAGATCAGATTCAGACAGAGGAAGCAACTAAGAACGCTTTCATCATGCCATTTATCCAAACATTGGGATATGATGTTTTTAACCCTACTGAGGTGATTCCAGAGTTTGTTGCTGACATTGGTATTAAGAAGGGAGAAAAAGTTGATTACTGCATTCTAAAGGATGAAAATCCCATTATGATTATTGAATGCAAATGGTGGGGGGCAAATCTGAATGTTCACGATTCTCAACTGCACCGTTACTTTCATGTAACCAAAGCAAAATTTGGTATTCTTACCAATGGCATCGCATATAAGTTCTATACCGATCTGGAGGAAGCGAATAAAATGGATGAAAAGCCATTTTTAGAATTTACCATGACGGAGATTAAGGAACATGTAGTGGAGGAATTAAAGAAATTCCAAAAACATTCTTTTAATGTTGATGAGATTTTTAGCTCAGCGAGTGAATTAAAGTATAGCAAAGAGGTTCGATCTATTCTTTCGAATCAGTTAAGTAATCCGAGTGAGGACTTTGTTAAGTTTTTTGCCAGCAAGTTTTATGATGGAAGGATTACAGCAAAACTCATGGAGCAATTCACTTTAATTGTTAAGAAATCGGTAAATCAGTTTATCACAGATACTATTAATGACAGGCTAAAAGCGGCGTTATCTACTGAATCAAAAGGGTTAGAAGAAAAGGTAATCGTAGTCGCCAATGAAACACCTGTTCAGATTGTGGAGGATACAAGAATCGTTACTACTGAACTTGAAATTGAAGCATACTTTATTATAAAATCTCTTCTCCGGAATTCTGTAAGGAGTACAAGGATCAACTATAGAGATACGCAGTCTTATTTCAATATACTCCTTGATGATAACAGGAATAAGACCATTTGCAGATTGTATCTAAATGGATCTAAAAGGTATATCGGGCTATTCGATTCCAATAAAACGGAGACTAAACACTCTATTGATTCATTGGAAGATATATATACCTTCTCACAACAGCTTATCGAAACAGCACTAAGGTTTCCTGACGATATAAAGAAAGAAAAAGAATCTGTGCAATAA